GCCTGCAGCCGAGGGGCGCCCTGGGCCCGAGTCTCGCCACCCGCGGCCCACGtgaccccccaccccccttcCCGGCACGTCATCCGGACTTGGGGCCCCGCTAGGTCAGCCTTAAAGGGCCAGGCGGGTCCGGGTTGGGCTGGCCGGGGCACAGCCCCTGGCAGGCTCCGCCTGGAGCCGGGACAAAATGGGGGCGTGGCCTCCTGAAGTGGCTGCAACTTTCCGGGCGCCCTGGGACACCGGTAGAAACTCCTCCAACTGCCGTACCAGCCTCGGATTTTATCCGCGACCTAGAAAAGTGGCAACGCAAGTGACAGCAACAACATTTTGTTTCTCTAAGGGCTCTTGAGGGCCGCGTTCTCTGTGCACGCGGCCAAGGGGCTGCTTCGACGCTCTAGAATTCAACCCAATTTCTGCCATTCTGCCCCGGGAAGTGGTTGTTTGATTCGCCACTCCAGTCCCTGGTGGTTTAGGGTACCTCTCTAGcactagccagcttttctttttgtacACTGCCTGACCAACCTCTTGACTTTGCGACTTACTTGTGTCAGCCACAAATGTATTGGGCCACATTCATGCTGTCCCATAAGGCATGTGGCCCGCAGCCGCAGGGTGAACACACCTGGCATGTTCTTGAGTCAGAACCTTGATTTCCCATTTGGTCGGGTGCACCAACTTCTCATATTATGGTTTGGGCTTTAGGTTCTATTTCAAGTCTCTGGTCGTGGTGAAGGTGAAAACGTATATTTCCTGCACGAAGAAGGTTTAGGCGGGAAgactgtgagttcgaggttaaCCTAGGCTACACCGTGAGGATGTATTTATaaaggcacacgcctttaatcccagcactgggaaggcagaggaaggcggatctctgagttagagcccagcctggtctacagagcaagttccagagaaaccaagtctcgaaaaccaaataaatagaGATTAACTTAACATTAAactctctttctcctaccccaGAGACAGATTCTCTATTAGCTTTGAAATTTCCCTTTCTGTATTTAGACATCAAGTTCATTCTTAGTCCATCTTAGCCTGTCATAGATATCTTGAGCCAGCTTTCCCAGAAGTCTCTTATTTCACAGAAGAATCAGAGGCTCCCATGGAGCGGGGGAGTGGGGGGAAGGCCTCGGCGAGAGCCACAGAGATCGAGACTGCGTCTCCTGTGGGAACTCTTCCAACCATGTCTACAATCCACAAGTTGGGGAACCCGAGTGATGCCTTGAGACTTTCCTCTAAATAGGACTTTGCTGCCATCTACAGGCTATATTCAGAACTGCAGTCACCAGGACCTCTGTCCTACCCAAAGGTGTATAAATTTCCGGGCCTGGGAATTGatgactttgaagacctcctcTATAACCTCCCACCAcaacacatacaaagacacatgGCTGAACGTCCACGATTGTCAGAGAACTAGTTCCTAGCTAGCAGGAACTTGGTGGCCTTCTATCTATACAATGGCCTCCCGCTGCGGATAACCACTTTGTGAAGACTACTGCAACTATTTGTGGGTACTCTCTGCAGGTGGCTCAGCCTGTCTCCTCCAGGCAACATTTAAGCTAGCAATAACCAGTGAAACAGAGGTTCTAGATAAGAGCTTCTGCTGATCATAAGAGCACTTCCTGTGAGCACCACGGCCTCCCTGAGACGGGGGAAGGAGGAGGTCACCATCCCTTTAGACACACACTGAAAACACGTAAGAGAAGAAAGACCGGAGAGGGCAAATGACCTGTTCGAAGCCAGCAACTAGCAAGAGAGCCCCCATTTTTTCACAGCACGTATTGCTGAGAGCCCACCATTTCAATCCCAAAGCACAACCCCCAAGTTGGGCCTTCTCAGATAACGGCCACCTCCCACGATGCTTCCTCCCCCTTTGCGCTCCTTCACCTGTGCAAGAATactctcacacatgcactcacactaTTGTGGAGTAGCATCTTAACTAGGCACAAAGGCATTACATTGTTTAGGCTGCAAAATACTAAtttaactgtgtgaaggtgtgttatatttgtttatgctgcatttgtttaacaatgtaaggatgtgttgcatttgtttcaccttgcctgcctaggACACCTGATTGGTCgagtaaagagctgaatggccaatagctaggcagagaaagggcaGGCGGAGCTGGcgaacagagaaaataaatgggagaagagtgggaggaggaaggagagaagaaggggaaacaagggagatgccagccagccaggcataGGGACGCAGTGGaggtaagatatacagaagtaagaaaggtcaTGACTCCCACGGCAAAAGATAGataaacaggttaagttaaaagagccagCCAGAAAGGAGCCTAAGCTAGGTAGAGCATTCAAAACTaggaataagtctctgtgtcatgatttgggagctggttggtggcctaaaagagaCAGCCTggtacacacacagtgcacacaagAGACACATACAGATATTCATATACAGGACTAGATTTTAAGTGCcctaaaatttttataattacgTCTTAAAGTtagatggttttatttatttatttgtgtttatttatttatttccttttcagctTTTAGGAATTTtattctccttccaccttttccCATTGGCTCAGGTGCCTGCAGAGCGGCTCAGGTGCCTGCAGAGCAGCTCAGGGACACTCAGTGGTGACTCCAACCACTCAGTGGCCTGCACTGTGGGAGCTGCTGACCAGTCCTCAGTAACTAGCTGGGCACTCCAGCCTTTAGTGGGGAGCCGCTGGATGGGTGCAGAGGGCACGTGCGCACTCTCAGACCGACCAGTCTGCCATCTCTGGGGAGCTGGCGCCATTCATTCGCTGTGAAATTCCTCCTTGGTCGCAGCCTTCTTGGCAGCAGCCTGTTCCTCTTCAGTCTTCTCTGGGTAAAGACCAGGGATTACATCCCATAGGCGCTCACCAGAGATAGCGCCACGCATGCGGAATACTTCCGGGGCCAGTGTCCACCACATCAGACCCACTGAGTGAGCGCCCTTGTTGTTGCATGGGATGGCAATGTTCACGTAGCGCAGAGTCTGTGTTACACAGAGCAATGGTGGGCAGGTTGACATATGACACCTCTGTGAGAGGCTGGTGGTCAGCCCAGGGATCACCACTAGAAGCCATGGCTCCCTGGAGGCTACTTGGATCTTGTTAGTGAAGGTGCCGGGTGTGAAGCGGCAGCAATCGGAGTGTCTAATGGCAAAGCTTCAGCAGGGCTCGCTGGCCAGTGTTCCCTGAGGAGATGATGCTGACTGACATCAGCAGGGTTCTCAATGGCAACCACAGCCCGAGCTGCAAGCATCAGCCTCCCCCAGGCGCTCTTCAGATTTATGATGTAGATACCAACACTTTTCCTTTTGTAGATGTGCTGCTCCATCTGGAACTGGAAGTCGGTGCCACCAAAGTGGGTCCCTGCCACAAGGAATTTGAGGGCATCGAGGGCTCCCGACATTGTATAAGTTTCCCTTTAAGTAATGATGGGAATCAAGAACAACGCCATATGAACCCATCCCTGGGCATTCAGAAagcatttgatttatttttttgagacagggtctggtgtAGCCCGagctgacatcaaactcactaagtagacaaAGATGATCTTCAACTCCTGACctccctacctcagcctctcaggtgtcagaattacaggtgtgagccaccatacacttcattttgttaaaatttatagAGGAGTCAAACTTGCTTGCTGCAATTGTTCAAACCACACCAAAATATAGAAAGTAAGTagtcccataaaaaaaaaaaaatgcccttccTGGGCTGGTGAGACGGCTTAGTGAGTGAGTGTGCACTTCGTACATAAGCCCAGAGAGTTGGGTTCAATCCTGAGGATCTAtgcaaagatggaaggagagaatagactTCACAATGTTGCCTTCTAACTCTACACTcacactgtggcatgcatacCCACGTgcgcgcacgcgtgcacacacacacacacttaaatgtaAATGCCTATGATTGTATTTCCCATATCAATCATAAACAGAGGTTTTCCAGCTGTTCATTTAACCCAGGAAAATCAGACTATGTAGCTTCTTCTCAATGCTTATGCTGCAGCAACCACCTGGACTCATGTCCCCTTTCACACtgttaaaaagatttaaaacataGGATGCTGGGCGTGAGCACGGTGAGTTCGTGGCAGCAGACTCTGCCATGTAGCCCTTTGTGATAGTTGTGTTCAAGGGAACAGAGACTGGGACCTTTGTAGTAGCTTACAGTGACCAAATAGACCACCCAATAAGTGCCTGGTGGAGGGAGGGCAGTCCCTGCTCCCGACCACAATGGCCTTTTGATGAAAGGGAACCTGCTCGTGGTGATAGGATAGAAACCAGATATTGAGGGAATATTGCTGTGTATTCTTGTTATCCATCTTGTGATTTTCCTAGGAGGGGGAAGGCAAAAGTGTCTTGCAGTCACCGGGATCCAGTGCCTGGGACTGAACACACTAGAAAGGACCATCTCTGGATATTTTGCCTAGTGATGGCTGAAGGGGCGCCACTAGGTGGCAGTGTGGGCCCCGCAGTCAAGGATGAGGGGCCGTTCAAGGGGCGCagccagggactggagaggtaaTAAGGAAATGGACAGAGTTACGAAGCAAGTAGGTGGGCAAGTTTGGGCAGAACAGAGGTACACcacagttcccagcacacaggtGAGGTGCATTACACTATTAAATCCACAGAAGACTATCAGAGAGCCAAACCCCTTGTGGACACTGGTTTGCACAGAATTTCCTAATCCCTGACCTCTGTAGGAGATGCTTTCAAGGGGGATACCCATGTGTCCTGTCCTCCAGAGTGAGGACAGGAAGGATGCTGAGGAGTTTGCAGGTTACTTTGACCTAGAGAAGAAGTATTCAGAAGGTTGAAGGGCTTTGGTTGCAACCCACTACTGGCTGGCTGTAAGATCTAAGCACACTGTAATCTGTCTTAGTTTCCTCTCATAGAAGACAGGTAGTTGTGAGTGAGAGATAAGACTGGAATTTGTTGAGTGTCTAGCACATGGTAAGTGCTCAGTGATCACGGTGAACTAGAAGGGACATAGTACTTGAAATGTGGCGTCATAAAGATCCAAATTCAAAATCACAGCCCTGGGAGCCAGTGAAATAGGCCAGCAGAtcaaggtgcttgccaccaagcctgacagccttaGCCTTAGTGTGAGCCCTGGGGTTCACATGGTTATCCTCTGACTCTACATGAGTGCCATGGCTCCTGAAAacacctgaaaacacacacacacacacacacacacacacacacacacacacacacagagagagagagagagagagagagagagagagagagagagttgcaagACATCTGTGAAATCCCCTTATCTTCATAGAAATGTGGCAATAGACAGTTCCTACTGAAGAGTTAGCAGCCATACAGCTCTCTAGATACTCCAGCTCTACTTTACCCACATTCCAAGAAACTGGCTTCTGACTCTACTCTGGGAGCCCTGGTTGAGTTACCCTGAAGCCTAACTTCCCCTTCGAGGCAGCTACAGAGAATTGGGTCCCTTGGAGTCATTTCTGATCTTCACTAAGTATTCTTTTCATTTCACAGATTTTATCTTCAGCTCTTTATCTTGGGTGGGGCACCCAGAGCTTTATCTGTGTTGGGGAAAGCCCAGACTCTATTATTCAAGATTCTATACACTGCCAGAAACCTGTCATCCCTTTCTGAGGAAGCTGGGTGGAGTGACATGTGCAGAGGGAAGGGACACACATACTTGACAGTGATGGGTGTGGAAGTCATAGATACTACTGGCTCTCCAAATCTCATCTCCCCGTATCTTGGACCAAGGTTTTGGAGGATGTTCTCAATAGACCCTATAGTTCTTCAATATCCTCCTTTGTAAACTGGACACAGTGGCTTAGCCTGTAATCCCACACGGGAAGCCTGTACTGGGAAGTTTTGGGATGACCTGGTccacatattgagttccaggccagtatggaccttttttttttttttttctttttttctacgtGGTGAATTACTGGGAATAAAACATAGCAAGTTCTGTGTTTTACAGGAACGCAGTGTCGCTGTTCTGCCCCCTACCTCTGTGATCCTCTCCCCAAACTCTCCCTTTGTTTGAACTCAGTTTTCTCACAGCATTTGGTGGTACCTCACCATGCCATAGACTGGGCTATCTGGAAGTGGATTGTCTCTGTTTATCTACTGGGGAGGCGGGGGCGGCGGTAATTTCCACGACGGGAGGCCCAACTCAGAGATTAGATGGTAGCGTGAATCCTTCTAGCTGTGGTGATCACAGTGGCCCTGATCATTTCTCGGCCCCCTTATGCACTCCACGCCTCTCCCTAAGTCTCTCTCCAGGTCTTACACCACACCACCTACCTCCCGGCAACTCCGCACACGGTGTCCGGCCGTGAATGAGACCCAATGGGGAGCCCTTGCACAATGTCCGATCATCCGATCGGCTCGGAGCGGCTAGCTAGGAGCACTGGTCCAGACCCTGCCCCCGAGCTGTAGTTCTACGGGGAGATAAGCGCACCCATTCCCAAAGAAgcagaggaaaggaagacatcTGGCCTCAAGTTGCCGAAGTCGCACCCTTCTTCCTTCTGAACTTGCCCCCATCCCAGTCTTGTCCCTACCGGTCTCTAGGTCCCGCCTTGCTCGTTCACGTCAGTCCAGAGTCCACGCACTTTAATTGGCCCGTCCAGCTGCTCGGCTCCACCTCCAGCGCTGCGATTGGTCAGCTTGAGGAGCTCCTGCCCAATTTTCCTGGAAAGTTCTTGGAAATCTGTCAAAGGTGTTTCCTTTCGCAGTCCAGAGCCCCAGACGCCAGCGCCCCTGTTCCCCTCCCGATCGCCGCAAAGCCTGCGGTTCTCAGAAGATGCGGCTTCCGGGAAGGACTGGGACGCAGAGGACAAAAGATTAGGAGGCGCCTGGCcccgcccctcccccctccctcctccctgggtCCGGCCCGTCCCCCTCGTCCTTCCAGGCTGCTAGCTCCACAGCCTTTCAGTCCCTGCTCGCCGCCCGCCCGTGCGCCCCGGGACCTTGACCTTCGCGCCCTCGACACCCATCGGCTCCCTTCTGCTCCCGTCCCGCCGAGTCCCGACTCTCGAGCCGCCGTTGCCTCTGGGATATGGTCCTTTGCGTACAGGGGTAAGCACAGCTCGGTCCCTGCCCATGCCCCGTGCGGGAAGCACGGGAAAACACAGGCCTCGGGCTAGCTGCGGGGTTTGGGAGGGCTTGACCGGTTGGAGGTGATGGAGTGCCAGAGGACCTCAAGTGGTGCTCCTAGgataccccccaacacacacacacttagtatGGATAGGGAACCGGGGCTGGCGAGCAGTGGGAGGAGCCCCCATTCCTGGGATCTCACTGTCGCCAACTATAAGAGGTCCCCCAGGATGGAGCTCACCAGTCTAGACCTTTTTGAGCCCAGAGCTCACCTAGCCTTCTGGATTCCTACCTATCGGTGACCTTGAGCTAGCCCCATTCTCTGTTCAGGTCAGCGAGCGGTTAGACTCTCCTTGGGAAGCCAGCCTGGGGTCTTTGACTCTCCCAAGACTGGCACCTGATAACCAACACCCTTAGGAGCACCCCCGTACCTCCTTTTAGCCCAGAGGTGACAAAGACTTTGGCCTAACTTCTGCAGGGTTTCCTAAAGACATGGGATGTGGAACTGGAGTGGGAGCGAGGCTCTGATAAGACAGTCTTGGCCTCAGCTGAATTTTCTTGCCACACCTGTTCACACTGTTTCAGCACCTCCTCAAGTCACTGATCAGTCAGTAGTTGAGGAAACGCCGAGAGCAAATAGTATAGGTGGGCATTACACATCCGGGGAAGAGCGCTGGGTGGGCGTTGCACATCCAGGGAGAGAGCGCTGGGTGGTCTGGTAGCAGTTGTTATAACTGACGTGGGTATGGGTGCCAAGTGGGAGAGAGTGGAAGGTAGAAGGTGGGGCTAGACTCAAGTGCCCTTGCTCTGAGCAGTCCTGGGTCACAAGAAGAGGACATAGAGGTGCTGGGAAGACTATTCCCTGGTAGTTCCTACCCTGTTCCTTCATTCTTTGAATTTTGGGCTCCTCAGAAGACCCACAAGCCTTCCTCTTGGGTGCTCCCTCCTCCATTCTGGGTCCCCACAGCCTCTTTGACTTTGCCTTAACTGAAGGCCCCTGGGACCCTCACGGCCAGTGTTGGGTATTAGGGAAAGAAAATCtctaacaggtgtgtgtgtgtgtcctacctCCCTAGGCTTCGTTCACCTCACTGGCATGTGCCCTCAGGCATGATGGCTAGATTccaagacatgcacacacaggtttTTGGAACACACCAGCCCTCACCCCCACCACAATGGCACAGTGGTAGACACATCCCTACCTAGATATGTCATTTCTCCCCAGTAATCTGTGGGGATTAACACAGCCTTTCTACATCTAGACACCTTACCAGCCCCAGAGGTGCCTACTACTCACACATGTGGGACCTGTGCAAGAGGCCTCACTAAGCTGTCTGGTTATGCTTaccacagaggccatggaatgaCTGGCTAGCTGCCCACATACTCTCAGAGGGTACCCGGATCAGGCTATGAGCCCCAACAGGCAGGTCACCTCAAAATTCTGCCTCTAGCTCACTAAGTGGGATTCCAGAGCTCTCACAGCACAGTCAGATTGATTGTGGAAAAACCCTTGGCAGGCAGAGCCAGTCACCCCTTCTCATGAGTGGTCACAGGACCATGACCTTCTAAACACCACTTACACTGTCAAGTCTGGCTTCTGTTCCTGCTGACTGCCACCAGCTCTTAACCGCCCTTGTTGTTTACAAGCAATACCTGATACAAGGTTCCTTCCCAGCAAGTGTGGGCAGAGCCTAGGGTTTCATTATCTTAAGGTCCTAAGATCCAACAGAGGCTTAGACACAGAACTGAGGCCTGGGGACATATTGTATTAGAAATGAGACTGAGACAGAGCCTTCCTTCCTCAGGAAGCAGGGCCCCTGTTTCACCACCTGGGTGGGCTTCCCCTGGGATTTCAGCCATCTCAGGTCCCCTAACCCCAGCTCTCCAATATTGCCAAACCCCTCAGGGCAAGTAGGCCCTCAtctggaaggagggaaaactgcaaACCAGAGAGACACAAACAGTACACAAAATCATACAACGTAGCAAGGCTGACTTGACAGGGTGGAGTCTAGAATGTGGATTGAGTATTCTGTCCTTTGTTGGGAGCTCACATTTATGAGAGATGAGAGTTGCCAATGCCTTTAGAGGCCACTGTCTCCCCTCAGAGGGGAGGAGTAGAGCCCAGGATAGGAATCGGCTGGTATGGGTAGGAGCTTATCTAAGTCTTTAAGTCCTAGCCAGTATGGACTGAGGTCCCCACAACAGATTGACAGGAAGCTACTTTGTAACCCTAGGCTTTCTCCTGTAATCTTGGGGTCTCCCTGAGGGTCCCACCCTAGTTCATCCTGTGACTACCAGATACAGTGGCATTTCACAGGCTACCTCGGTCAGAGCACAACTGGGAGATAGCTTTTGCATTGACAGGTTTCCTATTCTTGTGGTGGGAATGCTGAGGTGCCCATGGGGAATGCCTGTGATTTTGGTGATACAAGATGAGGGTTGATTTGTATATAGTAAATTCAGGAGAGTAGAGAAGAATCTTTTGAGAATGGGTTCTGTGAAATGGGGGTATGGgtatatatagctcagtggtagagcacttgcttagcatttATGAGCCTCTGAGGTCAATTTCCAGCActctgaaaaacaagaaagaaagatctgTATATATGAGCTGGGCGTGGTGGgttatacctttaatccaagcatttgggagacagaagcaggtggatctctgtgagtgtgaggccagcctggcctatataacaagttccaggctagccagggctacatactgagatcctgttttgtttgtttcttttctttactttctttgttttttgtttgtttgtttgtttgtttggacagggtttttctgtgtatacctagctgtcttgaaactagctcttgtagatcaagctggccttaaactcacagagacccacctgcctctgcctgtgcctcccaagtgttgggattaaaggcatgtgccaccaccgcccagctggttttgtttgtttgtttgtttgtttcaaaaaataatctGTATGTTGTGGGGAAGCAATCAAAGAACTTTTCTAAAACTGGAGACTATGTGAGACCCCTGTCACCAATCTGCCCACTCTAGATCTTGTCCTTTGCTGGCTGTGGAGCAAACTGGACAGCGGCCTCTGTGGGCCCAGTCTCTGGAGCTGCCTGGGCCAGCCATGCAGCCCTTGCCCACTGGGGCATTCCCAGAGGAGGTGGCAGAGGAGACCCCTGTCCAGTCAGAGAGCGAACCAAAGGTGCTAGACCCTGAGGAGGATCTGCTGTGTATAGCCAAGACTTTCTCCTACCTTCGGGAATCTGGTGAGTCTCAGGGGAGAGACAGACCTTGTCCTGGGAAGTCTGTGGAGGAACTAAGCTCTCTGGATTTTGAATCTTCTTTGGGAAGCGTGGTCCTGCCCCCAAGTCTGATGGTAGAGATACATCCCTCTCCAGAAAAACGTGAAGGGACTCTCCATCTTGACCTACCCTGGGTTGGTGCCCTTAGGTAATTTCCATTCTCATCAGCCCCTTGGCCTCCTCTCTGCTTGTCTAGGATGGTATTGGGGTTCCATTACAGCCAGTGAGGCTCGGCAACACCTACAGAAGATGCCAGAGGGCACATTCCTAGTACGAGATAGCACCCACCCCAGCTACCTGTTCACGCTGTCCGTCAAAACCACCCGTGGCCCAACCAATGTACGCATTGAGTATGCTGATTCTAGCTTCCGACTGGACTCCAACTGCTTGTCCAGACCTCGAATCCTGGCCTTCCCAGATGTGGTCAGCCTTGTGCAGCACTATGTGGCCTCCTGTTCTGCTGACACCCGGAGTGACAGCCCGGATCCTGTTCCGACCccagccctgcctctgcctaaacAAGATGCATCTGGTGACTCAGCCCTGCCTCTCCCCATGGCTACTGCTGTGCATCTAAAACTGGTGCAGCCCTTTGTGCGAAGGAGCAGTGCCCGCAGCTTACAACATCTGTGCCGCCTAGTCATCAACCGCCTGGTAGCCGATGTGGACTGCCTACCGCTGCCCCGGCGCATGGCTGACTACCTCCGACAGTACCCCTTCCAACTCTGACTGGGACGGGCATTCTGCCCTGCCTCACATAATTACACCCTGGAGGGGACTCAGGACGAAGCTGGACTTGGGTTCCTGTTATTCCTTCTTCAGTCATCCTGGTGCCTGCCTACATACAGCTGGATCAAAAAGTGCCAGCGAGAACAAAGCAGGTGGACGAGGGGTTGTCACACAACTCCCAGGTCAATGCCTCCAGGTCCCATATGGCTCTTTGTGGTGAGCCATGTGTCAGAGCAGAGTGAGACAGGGCAGGACTTTGTCTCACCCTGCTGGCTGGACCCAGTCCTCCATTCACTCACGTGC
This genomic stretch from Cricetulus griseus strain 17A/GY chromosome 4, alternate assembly CriGri-PICRH-1.0, whole genome shotgun sequence harbors:
- the Cish gene encoding cytokine-inducible SH2-containing protein — its product is MVLCVQGSCPLLAVEQTGQRPLWAQSLELPGPAMQPLPTGAFPEEVAEETPVQSESEPKVLDPEEDLLCIAKTFSYLRESGWYWGSITASEARQHLQKMPEGTFLVRDSTHPSYLFTLSVKTTRGPTNVRIEYADSSFRLDSNCLSRPRILAFPDVVSLVQHYVASCSADTRSDSPDPVPTPALPLPKQDASGDSALPLPMATAVHLKLVQPFVRRSSARSLQHLCRLVINRLVADVDCLPLPRRMADYLRQYPFQL